A stretch of DNA from Halorubrum sp. BOL3-1:
TTGCCGAGCACCTTGTCCTGTAGCTCGTGGTGGAGGTAGTCGCCGTCGAGGAACTCGTCTTTCGTCGGCGACGGCCCGCCGACGAGGATGCCGTCGAGCTCGTGTCGCTTGTCGACGAAGAGGTCGTCACCCATTCCGGCGACCTCCTGATAGAAGTTGTCGATGGCTTCCAAGCGCAGTCGGGCGAACCGCTGTGCGGACTGTCCCCCTTTCCGCTGTTTGCCGGGGACGAGCGAGGAGGCGGACTTGACCGGCTCGACGCGCTTGCCCTTCAGCCAGCCGACGTTGGCCTCGCGTCGGTCGAGGACGATGAGCCCGAACAGCCCGGAGTCCTCCAGCATATGTTCGAGCGGCTCGGTGAGGAACGCGGAGTCGCAGTGGTACCGGAACGACTCCACCGGCTGCGGCGGCGACTCCAGCGTCCGGGTGACCATGTCGGTCTGTCCGCCGCCGGCGTTGATAGCGCCCGAGAAGATCACGATCCCGTTCTCCGGCGGGTAGGTGTCGTAGTAGCGCAGTCGGTCCTTGATCGACGTCAGCGCGTCCTGGACGGCGGTCCGCGTCTGCTTGGATTTGATGTTCGACGCCTCGCTGTGCTCTTGAGTGACGTGGGCCACCACGTCGGAGACCTGTTTGTCGTCGGGGATGTAGATGGTGACGAGCTGGGTGCCGGAGCCCTCGAAGTCTTTGAGTTCCTCGATGACCTTACGGAACTCGTACTTCCGGCGGTCCGCGTTCGCCTCTTGTGCGTCGCTACTCATTGGTTTGAATACGGTCGCGTGCGTGTAAGTAAGCTTTGACCTGTCGATACGGCCGGAAATATCGGTCTCGGCCGCGTCCGACGACGGTCCGCTCGGAGCGCGGCGACAGGCGCTCGCGTCTCTCGGTCCGGCCTACATCGACTCCGGCGCCTCGACGCCCAGCACGTCGAGCGCGTTCGCCATCGTGTGTTTCGCGGCCGCGACGACAGCGAGCCGGGCGTCGCGCAGGTCGTCGGTCTCGGCGGTCACGACCGGGCACTCGCGGTAGAAGGCGTTGTACGCGTCCGCGAACTCGCGCGTGAACGTCGCAATCGTGTGCGGCTCCAGGTCGTCCGCGGCGGCCTCGATCGCCGCGGGGAACCGCGCGACCTCGCGGAGGAGGTCGCGGGCCGCGGCGGTTTCGAGGGCGCTCGCGTCCACGTCGAGGGCGTCTCCCGGTTCGGGGACGTCGACCCCCTGCTCGGCCGCCTCGTCGAGGATTCCGGCGCAGCGCGCGTGGACGTACTGGACGAACGGGGCGGACTGCGCCTCGAAGTCGAGCGCGTCCTCCCACTCGAAGGTGATCGCCTTCGCGGGCTGTTTCGAGACGATGTCGTACCGGACCGCGCCGATCCCGACCTGGTGGGCGATGCGCTCGACATCTTCCTCGGTAAGGTCGTCGCCGCGGATGCGGTCGTTCATCCGGCTTTCGACCGCCTCGCGGGCGCGGTCGATCGCCTCGTCGAGGAGGTCGTCGAGCATCACGCCGGTCCCTTTCCGGGTGGACATCTTCCCGTCGGGGAGGTTGACGTACGAGTAGATGACGTGGCCGAGGGGGTCGGTGTCGTTACCGAGGAGTTCGAGCGTCGCGCCGAGCTGGTCGGCCTGGAGCTTGTGGTCCTCGCCGAGGACGGTGACGGCGCGGTCGTAGTTCTCGAACTTCCACTCGTGGTGCGCCAGGTCGCGGGTCGTGTAGAGACCCGTGCCGTCCGAGCGCAGGAAGACGAGGTTCTTGTCGATCCCCCACTCGTCGAGTTCCAGCTGCCAGGCGTCCTCCTCGTAGACGGCCTGGTCGGTCTCCTTGAGCCGGGCGGCGACGTCGTCGGTCGACCCGTCGCGCATGAACCGGGTCTCCTTGACGAACTCGTCGAACTCCGCCGGGAGTCGGGCGAGACAGTCTTTCATACCGCCGAGGACGGTGTCGACGACCTCCCCGACGCGCTCGTAGGTGTCCTCGTCGCCGGCCTCCAGTCCCTGGAGGATCGACTGGATCTCGGATTCGGCCGCCTCGACGGCCGCCTCGTCGGCCTCCTCTAAGAACGCGTTCCCCTTCCGGTAGTAGCGCACGAGGTCGTACTCGACGCGGTCACGGGCGGGGTCGTTCTCTAGGTCCGACTCGTCGAACCGCTCGTAGGCCCACGTGAACACCGCCATCTGCCGGCCGGCGTCGTTGACGTAGTAGTGGCGGTCGACGTCGTAGCCGGCGTACTCCAGGAGGTTCGCGACCGCGTCACCGACGATGGGGTTGCGCGCGCGGCCGACGTGGACCGGGCCGGTCGGGTTCGCGCTGGTGTGCTCGACGACGACCGAGGTATCGCGGTCCGGGAGCACGCCGTAGTCGGCGTCGGGGGCGGCCGCGTCGAGGGTGTCCGCGAGGTAGCGCTCGTTCGCGTGGAAGTTGACGTACGGGCCGGCTGTGTCGACCGATTCGACGTAGTCGGTCCCGCTCACGTCGACCGCGTCGGCAACCGTTTCCGCGACGTTCGGCGGCGCGTCACCGACCTCGCCCGCGAGCCGGAAGGCGACGCTGGAGGCGAGCGTCGCGTCCATGTCGTCGGGCGGGCGTTCGATGCCGAGGTCGTCGGTCGGGAGGTTGAGCGAGGCGAGCGCGTCCGCGAGCGCCGGCTCGACCTCCGACCGGAACTGCCTGAACATACCGTCCGTTCGACGGGCGGGTTAAAAGGCCCTTCCGAAGCGCCTCGGTGTGGAACGACGGGGCGATACTGGACCGACCGATCCGCGGCGGCGCGTGCCTCCGAGCGTGCCGCCGAAGGCGGCCGCGAGGAGCGCGCGCGAGGGAGTCGGCGGCGACCAACGGGAGCCGTCGACGAGGCTGGGGAGGTGTGAGGTGCGAGGCTGTGCGGGGCGGGACTCTCGGCTGGGGCTTCGGCGGTCGTGTCCTCGGAAGGAGTCGCATCGTAGCAAGCGGCTGGGACTTCAGTGGTCTCGATCATGGAGTCGATTTCGACAAAAACAGCCTCGAGAAAAACAGCCACATACAGCCAAGAAACAGCGTCTCAGTCGACGATCTCGTCGATCAGTTCGCGCGCGCTCCGCCGGACCGCCTCGTCGCTCTCGGTCGACGGCTCCCAGCCGAGGTCGGCGAGCTTCTCGATCGACAGCCGCATCTTCGGCACGTCGCCGGTCCACCCGCGGTCGCCGCCGGTGTAGCTGTACTCGGGGTCGACGCCCAGCTCCTCGCTGACGATGTCCGCGATCCGCGTCACCGAGGTGGTCGTCCGCGTCCCGAGGTTGTGCGTGTTCAGGTCGTCGTCCGCGGTCTCGACGACGTGCTGGATGGCGTCGACGCACTCGGAGACGTGCATGTACGACTTCTCCTGCCGGCCGTCACCGAGGACCTCCAGTTCCGTCGGGTCGGCGTCGAGCTTCTCGATGAACTCGGGGATCACGTTCCCGCGCTGGCGCGGGCCGACGATGTTCGCGAAGCGGAACACCCACGACTGGATCCCGTACGAGTGCGCGAACGTCGAGATCAGCGCCTCGTCCGCGAGCTTCGCGGAGCCGTACACGGAGATCGGTTCCATCGGCGCGTAGTCCTCGGGCGTCGGCCGCGACGCCTCGCCGTAGACGGTCGACGAGGAGGTGAACGCGAAGCGGTCGACCCCGACCTCGCGGGCGCGTTCCAAGACGTTGTACGTCATCGCGGTGTTGTCCTCGAACAGCGCGCGGTCGTCGTCGTAGTTCGTGTCGGTGTACGCCGCGAAGTGGAAGACGATGTCGAGGTCGTCGGTGACCGCGCGAGCGGCGGCGGCGGGATCGGTCAGGTCCGCCTCGACGAACTCGGCGCCGTCTGGGACGCGGTCGCGGGTCCCCTTCGAGAGGTCGTCGGCGACGCGGACGGTCGCGCCGTCGTCGAGGAGGCTGGCGGCGAGGTGGCTGCCGACGAGGCCGGCGCCGCCCGTGACGAGGACGCGCGAATCGGAGAGATTCATACCGACCTGTGGGCGGGTAGCCCGTAAGTACGTGCGGGATCGGCGCGCGGTCGCGGTCCCGTCACCTCAGAGACCTCGCAGCCGCTCTTCGAGACAGACCGTCGCGATCGACTTCGCGATGGCGAGGCCGCCGCCGATCGGGTCGAGCTTCGTCTCACCGAGACGCTCGGCGTAACGGATCGGACGCTCGCGCACGTCGTGGCCGCGCATCAGCGGGCGGATCAGGAGCTCGGCCGAGAGCCCGGTGTTCTCGGTCCAGTCGATCGACTCGATGACCTCGCGTCGGTACGCCCGCATCCCGGTGGTAGTGTCGTGGACGCGCTCGCCCATCAGGAGGCTCGCGACGGCCGCGAACGCGTGGTTGCCGAAGCGGTTGAACGCGGGCATCGCGTCGGCGCCGTGGTAGAGCCGGTCGCCGCTGACTACGTCGGCGCCGTCGTTGATCGCCGCGAGGAACTCCGGGAGCGCCTGCATCGGGTAGGTGTCGTCGCAGTCGGTCGTGACGACCACGGGCCGGTCGGGGGTCGAGATCGCCTCTCGGACGGCGACCCCGTACCCCTGCGGCTCCTGCTCGACGACGCGCGCGCCGTGTTCGCGAGCGATCTGCGGAGTCCGGTCGGAGGAGCCGTCGACGCAGACGACCTCGGCTTTCCCGTCGGTGACCTCGTCGGCGTCTTCGAGGACCGTCGCGATCGCCTCCTCCTCGTTGTACGTCCCCATCACGACGCTGAGGTCCTCGAAGGTGTACTGTCCCTCGGCGTGCTCGGCGGCGTCGGTCGCTGAGTCGTCGTCGATCGTGGTTGCTGCTCCGTTCTTCGTCTCGTCGACCTCGTCGGCCGACCCGTTCGCGCTGAGTGAACTCATTACCTCGAAGACGCCCCTCCACCTACTTGAGCTTTTAGGTTCACCTAAAGTAATTGTTAAAGCTGCTCTCGAACGTCATCAGCGACGCGAAGCGCCAGCGCGGCGATGGTGAGCGTCGGGTTCATCGCACCGCTCGTGGGGAAGACGGAGCTGGATGCGACCCAGCAGTTGTCCAGGTCGTGGGTCCGGCAGTCGGCGTCGACGACGCCCCGGTCGGGGTCGTCGCTCATCCGCGTGGTTCCCATGTGGTGGTAGGCGGGACCGGTCGCGTCCGGGCCGGCGACCCGCTCGACGTCGGCGCCGAGTTCCTCTAAGATATCGACTTGGATCTCGTTCGCGCGCTCGATCGTGTCGAGCGCGCGGTCGTCCACGGCCCAGTCGATCTCGGGGACTGGGTTGCCGCGGTCGTCGGTGCGGTCGGCGGCGAGCGTGATCCGACTGTCTTCCTGCGGGCGCTGTTCGACCAGTCCGCCCATCGCGACGTGGTTGCCGTAGCCGTCGCGCAGTCGCTCCAGGAGCGGGTCCCCCCAGTCGTCGCCCGACAACGCCATCCCGACCGGCGACGGGCCGGCGTAGTTGAAGAACTCCAGCTTGAACGGCGCTTGGCTCTCGTCGGCCTCGTCGTAGAACTGGTCGCACGCGCTGGTGTAGAAGCCGACGTGGTTCTGTCGAGTCGGCTCGTCGAGGGTTCCGCCCGCACCCGCGAACAGGTGGTCCATGAAGAACTCGCCCACGTGACCGCTGGAGTTCGCCAGCCCGTCGGGGTAGCGGTCCGAGGCGGAAAGCAGGAGGAGCCGCGGCGTCTCGACGCCGCCGCAGGCGACGACGAACGCGTCCGCCTCCTGCCTGTGGGTCTCGCCGTCGGGCGTCGCGTAGACGGCGGCGGTGACCCGGTCGTTCCCGTCGTGGTCGAGGGACCGGACGGGCGCACGGTCGATCACGGTCGCCCCCTTCTCCTCCGCCCGGTCGACGTGGACCGTCGCGTCGTACTTCGCGCCCGAGGGACAGACCGGCTGACAGGTGCCGTAGCCGACGCAGGGCGACCGCCCATCGTACGGCTCGGAGTTGCGCGCGTTCGGCACCGAGTGCATGTCGATCCCCAGTTCCTCGCAGGCCTCCGCGAACAGCGAGTCGCTGTAGGAGGGCTCGAACGGGGCCATCGGGTGCGGCTCCTCGCGCGGCGGCGCGTAGGGGTTGTCGGACGCGCCCGCGACGCCCAGCTCCCGCTCCGCCTCGGCGTAGTAGGGTCGGAGGTCCTCGTACTCGATGGGCCAGTCGACGCCCACCCCGCGCTCGCTCTGCGAGTTGAAGTCGTCCTCGTGGAGCCGCATCACCATTCCCTGCCAGTGGAGCGTCGAGCCACCGATCCCCTTCACGCGGGCGTGATTCAGCGGGTAGCTCCACTCCGTCGGCTCGGCGTTCTCGTATGCGTCGCGGGCGCCGCCCACGTCCCAGACGCCGGGGCGATCGTAGTGGGGGCGGATCGCGCGCTCCTGTCTGGCCGGCCGGTCTTCGGGGTCGAACCGCGGGCCGGCGTCGAGGATCACGACCTCGCGGTCGGCCGCGAGGCGGTCGGCCACCAGCGCGCCGGCGGGTCCGGCGCCGACGACGCAGACATCCGCGTCCGAGACGGGTGTTCGGTCGACATCGCGTGCGGCGTCACCCCGGTCGCCAGCGGTCTCGGGGACGCTCATTGCGGCCCCCGCGTGTAGCTGTCCGCGCCGCCGGGATGCCCCTGCGGGTTCTCGATGCCGACCAGTTCACCGCCGGTGGGCGAGGCGTACAACGCGAGGAGCAGTTCGTTGACCACGTAGTAGCGGACCCGCTCTGTGTCGGTCCCGCCCGGGTTCGGATCGGCCTCGCGGACGCCCATTCGGTCTAAGGCCGCCTCGCGGCGGTCCGGCGCCAGCTCCGCGAACTCCGCGTCGAACCACGACCGGGTCCACGTCCGGACGTGGCCGGCGGCGTCGGCGACGGCCGCGGCGTGCTCGGGGCGATCGCTCGCGCGACCGCGAACGAAGTCCACGACGAACCCTTCGATCCCGTCGACGGCGCTCGGGTAGACCACCTCCGCGGTCGCGGTGAGCACCGCGAGGTCGCGCTCCTCGATGGGACCGTACGGCGGTCCGCCGTTCGTTTCGTCGGTCTCGTCGCCGTCGGCGCGCGACAGCGCGACCGCGCCCCCGCCGGCGATACCGACGGCAGCGAGCGCGGAAATCGCGTCGCGACGCGTCAGTTCGTGGTCGTGATTGTCAGTCATAGCTGGTGAGGTTCGTCTCGACGGAGGCGCCGTCCGGTGCGGTCTCGGGAATGTAGGCCGCGGCGCCGCCGCAGGAGCGGACGCCGCGACAGAGTTCGACCCGCGGGGTGAGCGCGCGCACCCGGTCGTCCGTCGCGTCGACCGGGATTTCGAGGCGGTAGGCGAAGCTCCCGCCGGGGCCGTAGTCGACGAAGGCGCTCACGGTGACGGTCTCGCGACCGGCGACCGGGACCGTCTCGGTCGCTCGGTCTGAGGGTCCGTCGAGGGTCGCGCCGTCGTCGGTCACGACTACCCGAAACCGGAGCGGGTCGGTCCCGGCGTCGGCGACGTGGTAGGTACTCTCGGCGTCGGTACCGAGGCGGACGGTGACACTCTCGGCGCCGTCCGGCACGCCGACCGCGGCGTCTAGTGCGACCCGATCGCCGTCGGCCGCCTCAAGCCGGTGAAGACGAGCCGCCTGCGGCGATCCGGCGTAGGGGGCCCACTCGCTGCGGTGGGCGTATCGGTAGACGGTCCGGTCCGGGAACGCGTCGACGGTCTCGAACGGCCGCTCGTCGAGCGCGTAGACCGTCCGCCCGTCGTAGTCCGGACTGTTCCGGAGCGGCTGGAAGGGGTGGTTGAGCCAGTCGCCGTACGGGTCCGGCAGCAGGACCAGCGAGTCCGCGGGCGTCCCGTCCGCGAAGGGCTCGTAAGCGGCCTCGTAGGTCTCCGTCACCTCGGCGTTGCGCTCGATCGGCTCGCGGGCGACGTCGGCGGTGACGGCGCCGACCGCGACCGGGAGGACTAGTACCGCAACGGCCGCGAGGACGCGGGCGCGCCGGGCGTCGACTGCCGGGCGCGCCGCCGCCGCAGCCGCGCGAACGCGGCCGACCACCGCGAGCGCTCCGACGGCGCCGAACGCGGCGGTCGGGACCAGCAGGTCGAAGTGATAGTACGGGCCGAGCGCCGCGACCAGTCCGTCCCCCGCGACGTCGAGGTCGCCGAGGATGTTGAGGTTCCCCCAAAAGAGGACGTTCCCCAGCGAGATCGAGAGGAACAGTCCCCCGAAGGCCGCCCGCCGAGCCGAGAGACCGCGACGGACCGCGACGGCGACCCCGACCCCCGAAAGCGCCGTCCCGACGAGGCCGCCGGCGACCCACTGAGAAAAGAGGATCCACAGGACGCGGGCGTTCGCCCGCACGGCCAGCTCGGGCGTGTACGCGACCTCGTGGCCCAAGAGTCGGTGGCGGCCGAACCCGAGGCCGTCCAGCGGCGCGAACGCCTCGTAGGGGAACGTGAGCGGCGAGCCGGTCACGACGGCGTTGTACCCGAGCGCGACCGCCACGCCCGCGAGCCCGAGTCCCGCGGTCGCCGCCTGGCGGACCAGCGCGTCCGGCGGGTCCGCGAGCGCGTGCCTCGGGTCTCGAAAGGTACCCCGCAGCGTCCACAGCGCGTGGACGATGAACGGCGCCGCGAACAGGACGGCGGTGTAAGGGCGCGCGAAAAAGGCGAGGCCGACGGCGGCGCCGGCGACCGCGGCCCACCGCCGGTCGCCGGTCCGGTCCGCCCGGAGGTAGGCGTAGGCGAACGCGAGGTTACACAGCGTCGTGGGCGCGTACGGCAGGAACACCGCCGAGTTGACGACGAAGAGCGGCGACGCGAGCAGGAGGACGACCGTTACGAGCGCCGTCCGGCGGTCGAAGAGCTCGCGGACGACGCCCGCCGCCAGCGCGAGGTTCCCGGCCGCTACGCCGGCCAGCGCCAGACGGAACCCCCCGAAGAGTTCGCCGAGCGCGAAGACCGCGGCCGGAACGGGCGAGTACTTCGAATAGAGCCCGTCCGCCGAGTCGACGAAGAACCACGGGCGGAACATCCCCTCGACGGGGGGCCGGAGGAAGAGCTGCCCGTCCAGCAGCATCGTCGCCTGCTGGAGGTAGACGGCCTCGTCGTGGTTCAGCGAGTGGTACGGGAACAGACGGGCCGCGACGAGCCAGACGACGGCGGCGCCGAGCAGCACGACCGCGGCCGTCCCGAGGGTCGCGCTGCGTCGACCCGTCATCTTGCGGGGAACCACGCCAGCGGGTGGTCGACCTGGAGGTCGACCCGGACCCGCTGGTCTAAGACGAGGTCGTCTGCGTGGTTGTGCTCGCAGTACACCACGTCGCCGCCGTCGAGTTCGACCCCGTAGACGAACGACGGACCGGTGTACTGGCGGTAGACGATCTCGCCGTTGCCTGCCCGGCCGTCGCCGTCGATCGCTTCGGCGGGGACGGCCACGAGGTCGTCCGGGCGGACCATCACGTCGATCTCCGCGCCGCCGTACTCCGGGCCGAGTCCCTCGATCACGTCCGAAGGGAGCGTCCCCAGGTCGGTCTCGACGGAACCCGCGGCCAGCCGACCGGAGACGAACCCGGC
This window harbors:
- a CDS encoding glycosyltransferase family 39 protein — protein: MTGRRSATLGTAAVVLLGAAVVWLVAARLFPYHSLNHDEAVYLQQATMLLDGQLFLRPPVEGMFRPWFFVDSADGLYSKYSPVPAAVFALGELFGGFRLALAGVAAGNLALAAGVVRELFDRRTALVTVVLLLASPLFVVNSAVFLPYAPTTLCNLAFAYAYLRADRTGDRRWAAVAGAAVGLAFFARPYTAVLFAAPFIVHALWTLRGTFRDPRHALADPPDALVRQAATAGLGLAGVAVALGYNAVVTGSPLTFPYEAFAPLDGLGFGRHRLLGHEVAYTPELAVRANARVLWILFSQWVAGGLVGTALSGVGVAVAVRRGLSARRAAFGGLFLSISLGNVLFWGNLNILGDLDVAGDGLVAALGPYYHFDLLVPTAAFGAVGALAVVGRVRAAAAAARPAVDARRARVLAAVAVLVLPVAVGAVTADVAREPIERNAEVTETYEAAYEPFADGTPADSLVLLPDPYGDWLNHPFQPLRNSPDYDGRTVYALDERPFETVDAFPDRTVYRYAHRSEWAPYAGSPQAARLHRLEAADGDRVALDAAVGVPDGAESVTVRLGTDAESTYHVADAGTDPLRFRVVVTDDGATLDGPSDRATETVPVAGRETVTVSAFVDYGPGGSFAYRLEIPVDATDDRVRALTPRVELCRGVRSCGGAAAYIPETAPDGASVETNLTSYD
- the argS gene encoding arginine--tRNA ligase: MFRQFRSEVEPALADALASLNLPTDDLGIERPPDDMDATLASSVAFRLAGEVGDAPPNVAETVADAVDVSGTDYVESVDTAGPYVNFHANERYLADTLDAAAPDADYGVLPDRDTSVVVEHTSANPTGPVHVGRARNPIVGDAVANLLEYAGYDVDRHYYVNDAGRQMAVFTWAYERFDESDLENDPARDRVEYDLVRYYRKGNAFLEEADEAAVEAAESEIQSILQGLEAGDEDTYERVGEVVDTVLGGMKDCLARLPAEFDEFVKETRFMRDGSTDDVAARLKETDQAVYEEDAWQLELDEWGIDKNLVFLRSDGTGLYTTRDLAHHEWKFENYDRAVTVLGEDHKLQADQLGATLELLGNDTDPLGHVIYSYVNLPDGKMSTRKGTGVMLDDLLDEAIDRAREAVESRMNDRIRGDDLTEEDVERIAHQVGIGAVRYDIVSKQPAKAITFEWEDALDFEAQSAPFVQYVHARCAGILDEAAEQGVDVPEPGDALDVDASALETAAARDLLREVARFPAAIEAAADDLEPHTIATFTREFADAYNAFYRECPVVTAETDDLRDARLAVVAAAKHTMANALDVLGVEAPESM
- a CDS encoding GMC family oxidoreductase — translated: MSVPETAGDRGDAARDVDRTPVSDADVCVVGAGPAGALVADRLAADREVVILDAGPRFDPEDRPARQERAIRPHYDRPGVWDVGGARDAYENAEPTEWSYPLNHARVKGIGGSTLHWQGMVMRLHEDDFNSQSERGVGVDWPIEYEDLRPYYAEAERELGVAGASDNPYAPPREEPHPMAPFEPSYSDSLFAEACEELGIDMHSVPNARNSEPYDGRSPCVGYGTCQPVCPSGAKYDATVHVDRAEEKGATVIDRAPVRSLDHDGNDRVTAAVYATPDGETHRQEADAFVVACGGVETPRLLLLSASDRYPDGLANSSGHVGEFFMDHLFAGAGGTLDEPTRQNHVGFYTSACDQFYDEADESQAPFKLEFFNYAGPSPVGMALSGDDWGDPLLERLRDGYGNHVAMGGLVEQRPQEDSRITLAADRTDDRGNPVPEIDWAVDDRALDTIERANEIQVDILEELGADVERVAGPDATGPAYHHMGTTRMSDDPDRGVVDADCRTHDLDNCWVASSSVFPTSGAMNPTLTIAALALRVADDVREQL
- a CDS encoding gluconate 2-dehydrogenase subunit 3 family protein produces the protein MTDNHDHELTRRDAISALAAVGIAGGGAVALSRADGDETDETNGGPPYGPIEERDLAVLTATAEVVYPSAVDGIEGFVVDFVRGRASDRPEHAAAVADAAGHVRTWTRSWFDAEFAELAPDRREAALDRMGVREADPNPGGTDTERVRYYVVNELLLALYASPTGGELVGIENPQGHPGGADSYTRGPQ
- the prf1 gene encoding peptide chain release factor aRF-1, whose translation is MSSDAQEANADRRKYEFRKVIEELKDFEGSGTQLVTIYIPDDKQVSDVVAHVTQEHSEASNIKSKQTRTAVQDALTSIKDRLRYYDTYPPENGIVIFSGAINAGGGQTDMVTRTLESPPQPVESFRYHCDSAFLTEPLEHMLEDSGLFGLIVLDRREANVGWLKGKRVEPVKSASSLVPGKQRKGGQSAQRFARLRLEAIDNFYQEVAGMGDDLFVDKRHELDGILVGGPSPTKDEFLDGDYLHHELQDKVLGKFDVAYTDESGLKDLVDNASEVLADQEIVEDKRNMEEFFEKLNTGEEATYGFEPTRRNLIMGSVDRLLISEDLRSDVVVYECPNGHEEYEVIDSRHSTPDHECAECGEAADVDEREDVIEHLMAIAEQRGTDTKFISTDFEKGEQLLDAFGGIAGILRYSTGV
- a CDS encoding NAD-dependent epimerase/dehydratase family protein, which encodes MNLSDSRVLVTGGAGLVGSHLAASLLDDGATVRVADDLSKGTRDRVPDGAEFVEADLTDPAAAARAVTDDLDIVFHFAAYTDTNYDDDRALFEDNTAMTYNVLERAREVGVDRFAFTSSSTVYGEASRPTPEDYAPMEPISVYGSAKLADEALISTFAHSYGIQSWVFRFANIVGPRQRGNVIPEFIEKLDADPTELEVLGDGRQEKSYMHVSECVDAIQHVVETADDDLNTHNLGTRTTTSVTRIADIVSEELGVDPEYSYTGGDRGWTGDVPKMRLSIEKLADLGWEPSTESDEAVRRSARELIDEIVD
- a CDS encoding dolichyl-phosphate hexose transferase, with amino-acid sequence MGTYNEEEAIATVLEDADEVTDGKAEVVCVDGSSDRTPQIAREHGARVVEQEPQGYGVAVREAISTPDRPVVVTTDCDDTYPMQALPEFLAAINDGADVVSGDRLYHGADAMPAFNRFGNHAFAAVASLLMGERVHDTTTGMRAYRREVIESIDWTENTGLSAELLIRPLMRGHDVRERPIRYAERLGETKLDPIGGGLAIAKSIATVCLEERLRGL